CAGTTAACAACCTCGACCTCGAGCGTGATGGTTTCGGAATGCTCCATGTTACTTGCCGTCACTTCGATATAGTGATAACCGATGGGAATGGAATTGCTTGGGCCGACAGAAACCTCGGTGATCGGTGTCCCGGCATTGACAACTGTTCGATACAGTTCGGCATTCAGCCTTGTGTTCGCATTAAGCGTCAAGGAGACATCACCGACCATATCCTCACCCGGAACTACTTTCAAAATAAAAATACCGCCGCCTTTTGGATAACTGTCAATATGCGAGAATTTGGCCTCGAGCGTGAAACTGCCATGGCCGGGATTCCCCCCCAGCAGCTCCCCGGAAACCTTTTCCTCATCCACCATCTGTGGCTGTGCCGGATTATCTCCGGAACAGCCCGCCATCAGGAAGATTGCAATGACCATTAAAAGAAGAGAGGTACGCATTCTTCAGACTCCCTTTAGTATATGGTTATGTGTTGCAGCAGCGGATGTCGGATTGACATCCATCAGCCGATACCAGTAAGACCTCTCTATATGGCGGATTGCGACTCTAATATAATATTTAAAGACTGGAATGTTAACAAAAAAGTAAAGTATTTATAATTTTTCACAGTCAGGATTGAAACAAATGAACGACCGCAGTTCAATCGAATATACTTTGAGTAAAAGCAGAACTGTAAAATGCCTTAACCGCTAATAATGGATTCTACCGTCGACGCTTGGTTCTATATTTTTCTATGCCTTTTTTTATTTTCTCTTGATTAATATTATCGGTCGTGAGATCCTATCCACAAAATCAAGCGACTGTTCCAGGTTCCAGTTGTTCCACCAGCCGACAAATTCAAAATCCGGGGAACTCTCCATCATGCGCAAAAATTCCTGCGGATATATGGCCCGATGCACATTGGTCCCTTTAATCTCGAACTTGCGCCCGTTTTCCTCGACATCCAGAATTATGGTCTCCCGGAAAGTCTGTCGGGCCAGTTTGATCGGGACCCATTCCACCGTTGTTTTCACCCTGATACCGTCACGTTCCATATCCCAACTGCTGGCGCCTTTCGTTTGCCAGGGAGGCTCGAATTGCACGCACCAGTCAAGGAGATACAACCCTCCTTTCTTCAGCGTCCGGGCGACCGATTTAAAGTGCGAATATACTTCAACCGTGCTGGTTGCAAAAAATGAACCCAGCATGATAAAGGCAAAGTCATATTTTATAGAAATCTCAAAATCCACCATATTCGCATGAATAAATTTCGCCTCAATCCCATTTCGCGTGGCTCGTTCGGTGCTGTAGTCAAGCATTGCCCGGCTTAAATCGAGCCCGGTATACCGGTAGCCGCGCCGAACCAGTTCTTCCATATGGGGACTGTTCCCGCAGCATATCTCCAAAACCGAATTGACCGGGATATCCGAATATTTCTCGATACACTTTTCGAACAGATCGGTCTCGGAAATAATATCTCTCCAGGCAAAAGCTATTTCATAATATTTAGGATTTTCATACAACTCAGTCATTTCAGTCTCCATATTTCATTTCCGGGCAACAACTACCATTCGCTTGGCGTTCTGGTCATAGGGAATGCCCTCCAGCGAGCCGTAAACATCAACCTTCCCGAAACCGCACCCAATCAGCAAATCGCGCATCTCGCTCGCTGAAAAAAGGCGGACTGTCATTTTTACTTCTTTTATCTGCCCGGCTTTTATGATTATCCAGCGCATGAACATGCTGCTCCAGTTATCCTCGACTTTTCGCTCCTGTAACAAGATCATATCATCATACTCATCCCAATCCCTCTCACGAAACATTCCCGCAATAATTTCTTTACTCGACATTTCGATCAGAAATTGTCCACCGCCCTTAAGTGAATCATATATATTTCTGACGACAACCTTATCATCCTCCGGATCCTCAAAATATCCAAAAGATGTATTTATGTTGATAACAACATCGAATTTATCCGGTCGGCGGAATCTTCGCATATCCTCCCGAATAAATTCAATATTCAGATTTTCTTTCACGGCCTTGTCTTTCGCCTTTTGCAGAAATATTTCGTTCCTGTCCACGGCGACCACGTTAAATCCACGCCGGGCCAGTTCCATCGTATGCCG
This sequence is a window from candidate division Zixibacteria bacterium HGW-Zixibacteria-1. Protein-coding genes within it:
- a CDS encoding methyltransferase type 11; its protein translation is MNESRLWYDRDDVWADIEPAIFSSISISRAAEHIDNIVKLFNLNQDMQILDLCCGVGRHTMELARRGFNVVAVDRNEIFLQKAKDKAVKENLNIEFIREDMRRFRRPDKFDVVININTSFGYFEDPEDDKVVVRNIYDSLKGGGQFLIEMSSKEIIAGMFRERDWDEYDDMILLQERKVEDNWSSMFMRWIIIKAGQIKEVKMTVRLFSASEMRDLLIGCGFGKVDVYGSLEGIPYDQNAKRMVVVARK